In Aquiflexum balticum DSM 16537, a single genomic region encodes these proteins:
- a CDS encoding polysaccharide deacetylase family protein, with protein sequence MKNSFRFFLIGCISFLILSCQNDIPKQPGICFSFDDNYLDQWVGILPLLEKYDAKVTFFITGVGSLNDQEKIWLNQLLEAGHEIGAHGEQHLSMNSYIKEKGLRAYWNKEIREHLDSFDKLGIQPKTLAYPFGEKNVFIDLFLRFKFNSARSVVRLNPINESLEKAVTNSTPSKFRYYSLGVDNHEFEDLNLLVPFMDKAQRNNEVFFMHAHQIGLNGDYHISPIRLEKILEMAQLRDMRFFTFNQLN encoded by the coding sequence GTGAAAAATTCATTTCGTTTTTTTCTTATTGGGTGCATTTCATTTTTAATCCTTTCATGTCAAAATGATATTCCTAAACAACCGGGAATCTGTTTTTCCTTTGATGATAATTATCTGGATCAATGGGTGGGAATTCTGCCTTTGTTGGAAAAATATGATGCAAAGGTTACTTTTTTTATAACAGGTGTGGGGAGTCTGAATGATCAGGAAAAAATCTGGTTGAATCAACTCCTGGAAGCGGGACATGAAATTGGTGCCCATGGGGAACAGCATCTTTCTATGAATTCCTATATCAAAGAAAAGGGTTTAAGAGCCTATTGGAATAAGGAAATAAGGGAGCATTTAGATTCATTTGATAAACTAGGTATTCAGCCAAAGACATTAGCATATCCTTTTGGAGAAAAAAATGTTTTCATTGACCTTTTTCTTCGGTTTAAATTTAATTCCGCAAGATCAGTGGTTAGATTAAATCCCATAAATGAATCCCTTGAAAAGGCGGTAACCAATTCCACACCAAGTAAATTTAGATATTATTCATTGGGAGTTGATAATCATGAATTTGAGGATTTGAATTTATTAGTTCCATTTATGGATAAGGCACAAAGGAATAATGAAGTGTTTTTTATGCATGCACATCAAATTGGACTTAATGGGGATTATCATATATCACCAATTAGGCTTGAAAAAATCTTGGAAATGGCCCAATTGAGAGATATGAGATTTTTTACATTCAATCAATTGAATTAA
- a CDS encoding GxxExxY protein yields METNHITEQILKCAFKVHSALGPGLLESAYQACLKYEIIKSGLYVESEKALPLIYEEVKLDCGYRLDLLVEKEVIVELKTVEFFTDVHLAQVLTYLKISNKKVGLLINFNTKSLRDGIKRVVL; encoded by the coding sequence AAACAAACCACATCACCGAACAGATCCTGAAATGTGCCTTCAAAGTCCACTCAGCCCTCGGTCCCGGACTGTTGGAATCAGCTTACCAAGCCTGCCTAAAATACGAAATCATAAAGAGCGGATTGTATGTCGAATCGGAGAAGGCATTGCCATTGATCTATGAAGAAGTAAAACTCGATTGCGGATACAGATTGGATTTGTTGGTGGAAAAGGAAGTCATAGTAGAATTGAAAACAGTAGAGTTCTTTACTGATGTCCACCTTGCGCAGGTCCTTACCTATTTAAAGATTTCCAATAAAAAAGTAGGCCTGCTAATCAACTTCAATACAAAAAGTTTGAGGGACGGGATTAAGAGGGTAGTACTGTGA